A section of the Alkalicoccobacillus plakortidis genome encodes:
- the crcB gene encoding fluoride efflux transporter CrcB has product MTFFYVGLAGGLGAFCRFSLSIWLSRLQTNRDVPIPILMINIAGSLLLGAVQAHLGLFTENVGLLISTGFLGAFTTFSTFSMESIQLIQEKKWAAFCWYIGLTVIGCIAAYCLGFFIL; this is encoded by the coding sequence GTGACTTTTTTCTATGTTGGGCTAGCTGGAGGATTAGGTGCATTTTGTCGCTTTTCACTCAGCATATGGTTAAGCCGATTGCAAACCAATCGTGATGTTCCTATTCCGATATTAATGATAAATATTGCTGGATCCTTATTACTAGGCGCTGTTCAAGCACATCTTGGATTATTCACGGAGAATGTGGGGTTATTAATAAGCACAGGATTTCTTGGTGCTTTTACTACTTTTTCAACGTTTAGTATGGAATCGATCCAACTCATTCAGGAGAAAAAATGGGCAGCTTTTTGCTGGTATATAGGTTTAACCGTTATAGGCTGTATTGCGGCATATTGTCTTGGTTTTTTTATTCTATAA
- a CDS encoding MgtC/SapB family protein, translating into MDILLIKLVASLISGFLIGVDRQIKHKPLGLKTSMVICIASCLMTIVSIEAVAKYASEHTPNMDPMRLAAQVVSGVGFLGAGVILRRSNDVISGLTTAAMIWAASGLGIAIGAGFYIEATFSVILILIAINVIPAIFAAVGPSSLSSKDVHTRIVIAPEGQMSSIIDALQVRGKTMKEKRNKQLTVRDVQIKDLSSGDQQMDITLSIPKTMYITDIYYLIKDIDYVQTVDVEKR; encoded by the coding sequence ATGGACATTCTTTTAATAAAACTCGTTGCCTCCCTAATATCGGGATTTTTAATAGGGGTTGACCGACAAATCAAACATAAACCACTTGGATTAAAAACAAGTATGGTCATCTGCATTGCCAGTTGTTTAATGACCATCGTCTCTATTGAAGCAGTAGCAAAATACGCTTCTGAACATACACCTAATATGGATCCCATGCGACTTGCAGCACAAGTTGTAAGTGGTGTAGGTTTTCTCGGTGCTGGAGTTATTTTGCGCAGAAGTAATGATGTTATCTCAGGTCTAACAACTGCCGCTATGATTTGGGCAGCCTCTGGACTTGGAATTGCGATTGGTGCAGGGTTTTATATAGAAGCCACTTTCTCCGTCATCTTAATCTTAATTGCAATCAATGTCATCCCTGCTATTTTTGCTGCAGTTGGCCCTTCCTCTTTAAGCTCTAAAGATGTTCATACTCGGATTGTCATTGCTCCTGAAGGACAAATGAGCAGCATTATCGATGCCCTACAGGTTCGAGGGAAAACAATGAAAGAAAAGAGAAATAAGCAGCTAACCGTTCGAGATGTTCAAATAAAGGACTTGTCAAGCGGTGACCAACAAATGGACATTACGCTCTCCATACCTAAAACAATGTATATTACAGATATTTACTACCTCATCAAGGATATTGATTATGTACAAACTGTAGATGTTGAAAAAAGATAG
- a CDS encoding esterase/lipase family protein: MRLKVLILCLIALFVLSTPYSVNAGSFGKGDPFGPVGEWYIGEESSTPNSHSPVLFVHGYNSSSTTWWKENDMYDLFREAGYRTSFINLHPDKDMWVNGAILADKLEQIYDYFGEPLMVVAHSKGGLDTQSALVHFNAEQYVSKVFTLSSPHHGSELADLAHSNWASWLTGIIGARSEATESLQTGAMAQFRQETDPLAQELDVPFYTFSGYEPGSFGSALYWGGIYLNSYGENDGSVTVNHSKLSYAHERESGPWNHSEVKTGEYAYSFIEPLLHAESSYERQRNGYPYSSGTIVRGGEVEDILTEEFLVESDVDLASVHLLTNEEVHNAEFIAPDGTKHQAVSQARKRTLCLRRCLDLFF; encoded by the coding sequence ATGCGTCTAAAAGTATTAATCCTTTGTTTAATCGCTCTTTTTGTTCTTAGTACGCCATATTCAGTAAACGCTGGTTCGTTTGGAAAAGGCGATCCATTTGGACCGGTTGGTGAATGGTACATTGGCGAGGAATCTAGCACACCAAACAGTCATTCTCCAGTGTTATTTGTTCATGGCTATAATAGTTCCTCTACTACTTGGTGGAAAGAGAATGATATGTATGATTTATTTCGCGAAGCAGGTTATCGCACTTCATTTATTAACCTACATCCAGATAAAGATATGTGGGTGAATGGTGCCATTTTAGCAGACAAGCTAGAGCAGATCTATGATTACTTTGGTGAACCATTAATGGTGGTTGCTCATAGCAAAGGTGGACTCGATACACAATCCGCTTTAGTTCATTTTAATGCAGAGCAATATGTCTCAAAGGTATTTACACTCTCTAGCCCTCATCATGGAAGCGAACTTGCCGACTTGGCACATAGTAATTGGGCCTCCTGGTTAACTGGTATTATCGGTGCTCGCAGCGAAGCCACTGAATCCTTACAAACCGGTGCAATGGCTCAATTTCGGCAAGAAACCGACCCCTTAGCTCAGGAGTTAGATGTTCCATTTTATACATTCTCGGGCTACGAACCCGGTTCCTTTGGTTCAGCATTGTACTGGGGCGGGATCTATCTTAATTCTTACGGAGAAAATGATGGCAGTGTAACAGTTAATCACTCAAAGTTGTCCTATGCTCATGAAAGAGAATCTGGACCGTGGAATCACTCAGAAGTAAAAACCGGCGAGTATGCCTATTCATTTATTGAACCATTATTACATGCGGAATCAAGCTATGAAAGGCAAAGAAATGGATATCCCTATTCTAGCGGTACGATCGTTCGCGGAGGAGAAGTTGAAGACATACTAACAGAGGAATTTCTTGTTGAATCAGATGTAGACTTAGCCTCAGTCCACCTTTTAACAAATGAAGAAGTGCATAATGCAGAATTCATTGCTCCAGATGGAACCAAGCATCAAGCAGTGTCCCAAGCAAGAAAAAGAACACTCTGTCTTCGCAGATGCCTGGATCTCTTCTTTTGA
- a CDS encoding ferritin codes for MLPDDLTKALNNQVNFEFYAAHSYTAIAAYFANQGFKGFRNFFLVQAEEERFHAMKIYNFLVDVGERVIIDTMEQPKNLFQSPLEAIEHSLAQEKDVTKAIYKIADLATEHKEHATMALMNWFVEEQVEEESMFRDMIAKVKRIDVDSSAFIMLDSELGKRSFDAEEEH; via the coding sequence ATGCTACCAGATGATTTAACCAAAGCCTTAAACAACCAAGTCAATTTTGAATTTTATGCAGCTCACTCGTATACAGCCATTGCTGCGTACTTTGCCAACCAGGGGTTCAAAGGCTTCAGAAACTTTTTCTTAGTACAAGCTGAAGAAGAGCGTTTCCATGCTATGAAAATTTATAACTTTTTAGTGGATGTTGGTGAACGAGTCATCATCGACACGATGGAACAACCTAAGAATTTATTCCAATCACCACTTGAAGCGATTGAACACTCATTAGCTCAAGAGAAGGATGTCACAAAAGCTATTTACAAGATTGCTGACTTGGCAACAGAGCATAAAGAGCATGCTACAATGGCACTTATGAATTGGTTTGTAGAAGAACAAGTTGAAGAAGAAAGCATGTTCCGTGACATGATTGCCAAAGTGAAACGGATTGATGTAGATAGCAGTGCTTTTATCATGCTTGATTCTGAACTAGGCAAGCGTTCATTTGACGCTGAAGAAGAACATTAA
- a CDS encoding S9 family peptidase, with the protein MITFDKPKASQFFELVKTSDFDVSPTEDQIVFSANISGEFELWGMDTDSRFPYKLTSIGERCHSLMYSKDGSFIIASFDHEGDENAQIYALPRNGGTLKPLVQKEGQRHMVEGLSGDGTLLFYNTTDENPTYLNTNTYDLQTGEIRTIHTGETTPTFLAAKNEGETKLILGKSFANTHSVPYLLEDGELIPFVENPDLAYTFESVVFVSDTDIYFTTNYEADLSYLAHFNTKTKTMKKVVELAGIELKDLKVNQAKDLLYITASAGVEEKMYQFDIKNQKISDLKLPVTNIAKAVLSKQDTLYLAGGTATQPINLYTLNNEQQWKALTKIHVSGLDQQELSEPQVLTYKSFDDLEIETLYFKARPQVDNKHLILWPHGGPQSSEGKFFRAMFQHLIYEGYNIVAPNFRGSSDYGSAFMKMVEGDWGHGPRLDNIACVDYMIDQGYVDKDKVLLMGGSYGGYMALLLHGRHPDYFKAVVDIFGVSNLFSFYDSVPEFWKPMMKTWIGDPIEDKERFTRDSPITYLETMTKPMLVIQGANDPRVVKAESDQIVESLRAQGTEVEYLVFEDEGHGFSKKENEIKVSERVLAFFNQVI; encoded by the coding sequence ATGATTACATTCGACAAACCTAAAGCAAGTCAATTTTTTGAATTAGTTAAAACAAGTGATTTTGATGTTAGTCCTACGGAAGATCAAATTGTTTTCTCAGCGAATATTAGTGGGGAGTTTGAATTATGGGGGATGGATACAGACTCGCGTTTCCCTTATAAGCTAACATCAATTGGTGAAAGATGTCATAGCTTAATGTACAGCAAGGATGGTTCATTTATTATTGCTTCATTTGATCATGAAGGTGATGAGAATGCTCAAATTTACGCATTGCCACGTAATGGCGGTACGCTTAAACCACTTGTTCAAAAAGAAGGGCAGCGTCATATGGTAGAAGGTCTTTCGGGCGATGGGACGTTACTTTTTTACAATACAACAGATGAGAACCCGACTTATTTAAATACAAATACATATGATTTGCAAACTGGTGAGATACGTACTATACATACGGGTGAAACAACACCAACCTTTTTAGCTGCAAAAAATGAAGGGGAAACGAAGCTGATTCTGGGTAAGAGTTTTGCCAATACTCATAGTGTACCTTATCTACTTGAAGATGGTGAGCTTATACCATTTGTTGAAAATCCTGATTTAGCTTATACGTTTGAAAGTGTTGTTTTTGTCTCGGATACTGACATCTATTTCACAACAAACTATGAAGCGGATTTATCTTATTTGGCTCATTTTAATACCAAAACAAAAACAATGAAAAAAGTGGTCGAGCTTGCTGGCATTGAATTAAAGGATTTAAAGGTGAATCAGGCAAAAGACTTGTTGTATATAACTGCATCAGCCGGAGTAGAAGAAAAGATGTATCAGTTTGATATAAAAAATCAAAAAATATCTGATCTCAAGCTTCCTGTTACGAATATCGCAAAAGCTGTTCTTTCAAAACAAGATACGCTCTATCTTGCTGGTGGCACAGCTACACAACCAATAAATCTATATACATTAAACAACGAGCAACAATGGAAGGCATTAACGAAGATTCATGTTTCGGGATTAGATCAGCAAGAATTGTCCGAGCCACAAGTTTTAACATACAAGTCCTTTGATGATTTAGAAATTGAGACTTTATATTTTAAGGCAAGACCTCAAGTAGATAATAAACACCTGATTCTTTGGCCGCACGGTGGTCCTCAAAGTTCTGAGGGGAAATTTTTTAGGGCAATGTTTCAGCATTTAATTTATGAAGGCTATAATATCGTAGCACCGAATTTTAGGGGTTCTAGTGATTACGGTTCTGCTTTTATGAAAATGGTAGAAGGGGACTGGGGGCATGGGCCTCGTTTAGATAATATTGCTTGTGTCGATTATATGATTGATCAAGGATATGTAGATAAGGATAAGGTTCTATTGATGGGCGGCAGCTATGGCGGATATATGGCTTTATTGCTTCATGGACGCCATCCTGACTATTTTAAAGCGGTTGTAGATATCTTTGGTGTCTCCAATTTGTTCAGCTTTTATGATAGTGTTCCTGAATTTTGGAAACCGATGATGAAAACGTGGATAGGTGATCCGATTGAAGATAAAGAGCGGTTTACTCGTGACTCTCCTATTACGTATTTAGAGACGATGACAAAACCGATGCTTGTTATCCAGGGGGCAAACGATCCGCGTGTTGTAAAAGCCGAATCTGACCAAATTGTTGAATCTCTTCGTGCCCAAGGTACAGAAGTTGAATATCTTGTTTTTGAGGATGAAGGTCACGGCTTTTCGAAAAAAGAGAACGAGATTAAGGTAAGTGAGAGAGTATTGGCATTTTTTAATCAAGTTATTTAA
- a CDS encoding fluoride efflux transporter FluC, whose translation MHWKIAAAVSVGGAIGTCLRYAINTMITTESWFNATLIVNCSGSFLLGMISGWFLASSKREWIRLGLGTGLCGGYTTMSTFAGESVRFATETGGHLAPYLFLSLAGGLIAAAVGFLTGKTLGERRCPQ comes from the coding sequence ATGCACTGGAAAATAGCGGCGGCTGTGTCAGTAGGCGGTGCGATAGGTACATGTCTAAGATATGCGATAAATACCATGATAACGACTGAAAGCTGGTTTAATGCCACATTGATTGTGAATTGTAGCGGAAGTTTCTTGCTTGGAATGATTTCAGGTTGGTTTCTTGCTAGTTCAAAAAGAGAGTGGATCCGGCTAGGTTTAGGCACAGGTTTATGTGGTGGGTACACAACGATGTCGACGTTTGCAGGGGAGAGTGTTAGATTTGCCACAGAAACAGGTGGCCATCTAGCTCCTTATCTGTTTTTAAGTTTAGCTGGAGGATTGATTGCAGCTGCCGTTGGATTTTTGACAGGAAAGACTTTGGGAGAAAGAAGGTGTCCTCAGTGA
- a CDS encoding DedA family protein codes for MEFVKELIAQYGYCGIFIALVGGIVGLPIPDELLLLTVGYFTHSGELNIFLSLLISTLGSVIGISISYYLGKRLGLPFLLAHGSKLFLSEKKIERSQQLFQKYGAFILMIGYFIPGVRHLTGYIAGISDLPFKKFTLYAYSGAIIWVHTFVLAGSYMRWDWQRLSDSILAHKFLFGSIVGFLILSFVSCYIIYQNLKRKKLRRQYYHN; via the coding sequence ATGGAATTTGTAAAAGAATTAATTGCACAGTACGGATACTGTGGCATCTTTATCGCATTAGTTGGAGGAATTGTTGGACTTCCGATCCCTGACGAACTGCTATTATTAACAGTTGGATACTTTACTCATTCAGGCGAACTTAATATATTTCTCTCATTACTCATATCGACACTCGGCTCAGTGATTGGAATTTCTATTAGCTATTATTTAGGAAAGAGGCTCGGTCTTCCTTTTCTACTAGCGCATGGTTCAAAGCTTTTTCTTTCAGAGAAAAAAATTGAACGGTCCCAACAGCTTTTTCAAAAATACGGCGCGTTCATTTTAATGATTGGATATTTTATTCCGGGTGTTCGTCATCTAACAGGATACATTGCAGGAATATCAGACCTCCCCTTTAAAAAATTCACACTTTATGCTTACAGTGGTGCGATTATTTGGGTCCATACTTTTGTCTTAGCAGGAAGCTATATGAGATGGGATTGGCAAAGATTAAGTGATTCGATCCTTGCTCACAAATTTTTATTTGGTAGTATTGTTGGGTTCCTGATTTTATCATTTGTCTCGTGTTATATTATATATCAAAATCTAAAGCGCAAAAAACTTCGTCGGCAATATTACCACAACTGA